A DNA window from Linepithema humile isolate Giens D197 chromosome 6, Lhum_UNIL_v1.0, whole genome shotgun sequence contains the following coding sequences:
- the LOC137000827 gene encoding uncharacterized protein isoform X2, whose translation MYSIVEFNDGIFAIPTIWLSTDKKKAKWPPFDERKTLKAISRREEPDENWEFLSVIRIFGTASDYDNAMKKVSLAEQLTDISDSENAKKTRKRRARRMLSSEDSDNEEYPPRKRSNRIKSSMKKTMNSNIQYPEFPSTSKLPLISMENDNSIEKHDGDTSIVHDDDTSIVQKKNTFMKTFTIKDTSTDIDVDHTSNEKIVDVIEARIQKIMHKPEEVKIQ comes from the exons atGTATTCAATCGTTGAATTTAATGATGGAATATTTGCTATTCCAACTATTTGGTTAAGCACAGACAAGAAAAAAGCTAAATGGCCTCCATTTgatgaaagaaaaactttgaaaGCTATCTCTAGGAGAGAAGAACCTGATGAAAATTGGGAATTTTTAAGTGTCATAAGAATTTTTGGAActgcat CTGATTATGATAATGCTATGAAAAAAGTGTCCTTAGCAGAACAGCTGACTGATATTAGTGAttcagaaaatgcaaaaaagactAGAAAACGTCGTGCACGTCGTATGTTATCAAGTGAGGATTCTGACAATGAAGAATATCCTccaagaaaaagatcaaacagaattaaaagtagtatgaaaaaaacaatgaattCCAACATCCAATATCCAGAATTTCCTTCAACATCCAAATTACCACTTATTAGTATGGAAAatg ATAATTCAATTGAAAAACATGATGGTGATACATCAATTGTACATGATGATGATACATCAattgtacaaaagaaaaatacttttatgaaaacattCACCATTAAAGATACTTCTACAGATATAGATGTAGATCACAcaagtaatgaaaaaattgttgacGTAATTG AAGCACGTATCCAAAAGATCATGCATAAACCAGAAGAAGTGAAAATCCAATGA